One part of the Anopheles merus strain MAF chromosome 3L, AmerM5.1, whole genome shotgun sequence genome encodes these proteins:
- the LOC121599041 gene encoding ubiquitin-like protein 5, giving the protein MLEITCNDRLGKKVRVKCNPDDTIGDLKKLIAAQTGTRYDKIVLKKWYTIYKDNIKLADYEIHDGMNIELYYQ; this is encoded by the coding sequence ATGCTGGAAATCACGTGCAACGATCGGCTGGGCAAGAAGGTGCGCGTCAAGTGCAACCCGGACGATACGATTGGCGACTTGAAAAAGCTGATCGCGGCCCAAACCGGCACCCGGTACGACAAGATCGTGCTGAAAAAGTGGTACACTATTTACAAGGATAACATTAAGCTGGCGGACTACGAAATACACGACGGCATGAACATCGAGCTGTACTATCAGTGA
- the LOC121600184 gene encoding Golgi pH regulator has translation MELPFMGDTLIVLVSQLIFFIGGWVFFVKQLFRNYEIRHVFVQLIFSSTLALSLTMFELIIFEIIGFLDSSSRYFHWRLGLTLLLIMVIAVIPYLIAYSCISNVRIVPAKWVQPLTTLIWLCYLYGFWRIGDPFPLLSVSRGIFTIEQAVSRIGVVGVTVMAILSGFGAVNYPYTSMSYFIRPVSQSDVVNLERRLLQTMDMILVKKKRIALDRRRNKPNQKQSIWGMISSVTQRPAGAENIGQLRLEISALEELSRQLFLEAHSMKNMQERERWAATLQGKYFNVLGHFFSLYCLWKIFICTINIIFDRVGKKDPVTRGIEIAVHWCGFDMDIAFWSQHVSFLLVGCIVVTSIRGLLLTLTKFFYKISSSKSSNIIVLVLAQIMGMYFCSSVLLMRMNMPAEYRVIITEVLGGLHFNFYHRWFDVIFLVSALATIVVLYLLHKPPNVDTSM, from the exons ATGGAGCTGCCATTTATGGGTGATACGTTGATCGTGCTCGTGTCACAG CTCATATTCTTCATCGGCGGATGGGTGTTTTTCGTGAAGCAGCTCTTCCGCAACTACGAAATCCGCCATGTGTTCGTGCAGCTCATCTTCTCCTCTACGCTCGCCCTGTCGCTGACCATGTTTGAGCTGATTATATTCGAAATCATCGGCTTCCTGGACTCGAGCTCGCGCTACTTCCACTGGCGGCTGGGGCTAACGCTGCTGCTCATCATGGTGATTGCCGTGATACCGTATCTGATTGCTTACTCCTGCATCAGCAACGTACGAATAG TACCGGCCAAATGGGTGCAACCACTAACGACCCTCATCTGGCTGTGCTATCTGTACGGCTTTTGGCGCATCGGCGATCCGTTCCCGTTGCTAAGCGTCAGTCGTGGCATATTCACGATCGAGCAGGCCGTGTCACGCATCGGCGTAGTCGGCGTCACCGTGATGGCCATCCTGTCCGGGTTCGGTGCGGTTAACTATCCGTACACCAGCATGTCCTACTTCATCCGGCCCGTCTCGCAGAGCGACGTGGTCAATCTGGAGCGAAGGCTGCTGCAAACGATGGACATGATACTGGTGAAGAAGAAGCGCATCGCGCTGGACCGGAGGCGCAACAAGCCGAACCAGAAGCAAAGCATCTGGGGCATGATAAGCAGCGTCACGCAGCGACCCGCCGGTGCTGAAA ATATTGGGCAACTGCGGTTAGAAATTTCCGCCCTGGAAGAGCTCTCCCGGCAGCTGTTCCTCGAGGCGCACTCGATGAAGAACATGCAGGAACGGGAACGGTGGGCCGCCACCCTGCAAGGGAAGTACTTTAACGTGCTGGGGCACTTCTTCAGCCTGTACTGTTTGtggaaaatatttatt TGCACAATCAACATAATCTTCGATCGGGTCGGCAAAAAGGACCCGGTAACGCGCGGCATCGAGATAGCGGTGCACTGGTGCGGCTTCGACATGGACATTGCGTTCTGGAGCCAGCACGTGTCCTTCCTGCTGGTCGGCTGCATCGTCGTCACCTCGATCCGCGGCCTGCTGCTGACGCTCACCAAGTTTTTCTACAAAATTTCCTCCAGCAAATCGTCCAACATTATCGTGCTGGTGCTGGCCCAGATAATGGGCATGTACTTCTGCTCCTCCGTGCTGCTGATGCGCATGAACATGCCGGCCGAGTATCGCGTCATCATTACGGAGGTGCTCGGCGGGTTGCACTTTAACTTTTACCACCGCTGGTTCGATGTGATCTTTCTCGTGAGCGCGCTGGCGACGATCGTGGTGCTGTATCTCCTACACAAACCACCGAACGTGGACACCAGTATGTAA
- the LOC121599264 gene encoding homeobox protein vnd-like isoform X2, with amino-acid sequence MPAATLNHSLLRAALYPIVLNSSIPRILDSMRMAPSQRSQRFHISNILELNSQQHQHQDQPAPKDQPSVASLSSSTVLQPHAPHPSAYPFTIAELESQQHATQPSLDVTAPTSYPDDQSAALPYGTMSSQTASCLPLQPVLNPSAIGTGIPYDPPPYYSYSHHAHHLFGGGSAALGSSGVVSEPPRSSYTYGGVNLDYVPSVIQHSTPSETAANSSNQQLSPDSTSPGPELYSLASYSNIPRVVNEASDRLVALESDGPSLDPECSVDTNNNNNNNHHTPDDTPDDLDSPGPRASRSGGHRGESGCGTGGGHKKRKRRILFSKSQTFELERRFKQARYLSAPEREHLASMINLTPTQVKIWFQNHRYKTKRAQTEKSSCYGAPPPNVLGGSPPKKINPPVLVRDGKPCPEVLQHTHHHTQQQQQVQQQQQQGHPHAHQHAAASAAAHFHHTPFHGVHSSGLQTPGSGGMLPGGHGSSPRMW; translated from the exons ATGCCCGCCGCCACGCTCAATCACAGCCTGCTGCGGGCCGCCCTGTACCCGATCGTGCTCAACTCTTCCATTCCACG CATCCTGGATAGTATGCGCATGGCTCCATCACAGCGCTCGCAACGTTTTCACATCAGCAACATCCTCGAGCTGAACagtcagcagcatcagcaccagGATCAACCCGCCCCCAAAGACCAACCATCCGTTGCCAGCCTATCCTCCTCGACCGTACTGCAACCTCACGCGCCCCATCCGTCCGCATATCCGTTCACAATCGCCGAGCTTGAGTCGCAACAGCATGCCACCCAACCATCGCTTGATGTTACCGCACCCACGAGCTACCCGGACGACCAATCTGCTGCCCTGCCGTACGGTACAATGTCCTCACAGACCGCTTCCTGCTTGCCACTGCAGCCCGTCCTTAATCCATCCGCGATTGGCACTGGGATACCGTACGATCCGCCACCGTACTATTCCTATTCGCACCATGCCCACCATCTCTTTGGAGGAGGTAGTGCAGCATTGGGGTCATCCGGCGTGGTCTCGGAACCGCCCCGATCGTCCTATACCTATGGTGGCGTTAATTTGGATTATG TTCCATCAGTTATTCAACACAGCACACCGAGCGAGacagcagcaaacagcagcaatcAGCAGCTCAGTCCAGACAGTACCTCGCCCGGGCCGGAACTTTACTCCCTTGCCAGCTACAGCAACATCCCGCGCGTTGTCAACGAAGCGTCCGATCGGTTGGTAGCGCTCGAGTCCGACGGGCCTTCGCTCGATCCAGAATGTTCCGTCGacacgaacaacaacaacaacaacaaccatcacACCCCAGACGACACCCCTGACGATCTGGACTCACCGGGTCCGAGGGCCAGCCGGTCGGGAGGACACCGTGGAGAGTCCGGCTGCGGCACCGGCGGTGGCCACAAGAAGCGAAAGCGACGCATTCTCTTCTCCAAGTCACAAACGTTCGAGCTGGAGCGACGCTTCAAACAAGCCCGCTACCTGTCCGCCCCCGAGCGGGAACATCTGGCGAGCATGATAAACCTCACGCCCACGCAGGTTAAGATTTGGTTCCAAAACCATCGCTACAAAACGAAGCGTGCCCAGACGGAGAAAAGCTCGTGCTATGGCGCACCGCCACCGAACGTGCTCGGTGGTAGTCCACCGAAGAAGATCAATCCGCCGGTGCTGGTGCGGGACGGCAAACCCTGCCCGGAGGTGCTACAGCATACGCATCACCAtacgcaacagcagcagcaagtgcagcagcagcaacaacaaggaCATCCCCATGCGCATCAACACGCGGCGGCGTCGGCGGCAGCACACTTTCATCACACACCGTTCCACGGGGTACATAGTTCGGGGTTGCAGACACCGGGCAGTGGTGGAATGCTTCCCGGTGGTCACGGTTCCTCGCCGCGCATGTGGTGA
- the LOC121599264 gene encoding homeobox protein vnd-like isoform X3: protein MRMAPSQRSQRFHISNILELNSQQHQHQDQPAPKDQPSVASLSSSTVLQPHAPHPSAYPFTIAELESQQHATQPSLDVTAPTSYPDDQSAALPYGTMSSQTASCLPLQPVLNPSAIGTGIPYDPPPYYSYSHHAHHLFGGGSAALGSSGVVSEPPRSSYTYGGVNLDYVPSVIQHSTPSETAANSSNQQLSPDSTSPGPELYSLASYSNIPRVVNEASDRLVALESDGPSLDPECSVDTNNNNNNNHHTPDDTPDDLDSPGPRASRSGGHRGESGCGTGGGHKKRKRRILFSKSQTFELERRFKQARYLSAPEREHLASMINLTPTQVKIWFQNHRYKTKRAQTEKSSCYGAPPPNVLGGSPPKKINPPVLVRDGKPCPEVLQHTHHHTQQQQQVQQQQQQGHPHAHQHAAASAAAHFHHTPFHGVHSSGLQTPGSGGMLPGGHGSSPRMW, encoded by the exons ATGCGCATGGCTCCATCACAGCGCTCGCAACGTTTTCACATCAGCAACATCCTCGAGCTGAACagtcagcagcatcagcaccagGATCAACCCGCCCCCAAAGACCAACCATCCGTTGCCAGCCTATCCTCCTCGACCGTACTGCAACCTCACGCGCCCCATCCGTCCGCATATCCGTTCACAATCGCCGAGCTTGAGTCGCAACAGCATGCCACCCAACCATCGCTTGATGTTACCGCACCCACGAGCTACCCGGACGACCAATCTGCTGCCCTGCCGTACGGTACAATGTCCTCACAGACCGCTTCCTGCTTGCCACTGCAGCCCGTCCTTAATCCATCCGCGATTGGCACTGGGATACCGTACGATCCGCCACCGTACTATTCCTATTCGCACCATGCCCACCATCTCTTTGGAGGAGGTAGTGCAGCATTGGGGTCATCCGGCGTGGTCTCGGAACCGCCCCGATCGTCCTATACCTATGGTGGCGTTAATTTGGATTATG TTCCATCAGTTATTCAACACAGCACACCGAGCGAGacagcagcaaacagcagcaatcAGCAGCTCAGTCCAGACAGTACCTCGCCCGGGCCGGAACTTTACTCCCTTGCCAGCTACAGCAACATCCCGCGCGTTGTCAACGAAGCGTCCGATCGGTTGGTAGCGCTCGAGTCCGACGGGCCTTCGCTCGATCCAGAATGTTCCGTCGacacgaacaacaacaacaacaacaaccatcacACCCCAGACGACACCCCTGACGATCTGGACTCACCGGGTCCGAGGGCCAGCCGGTCGGGAGGACACCGTGGAGAGTCCGGCTGCGGCACCGGCGGTGGCCACAAGAAGCGAAAGCGACGCATTCTCTTCTCCAAGTCACAAACGTTCGAGCTGGAGCGACGCTTCAAACAAGCCCGCTACCTGTCCGCCCCCGAGCGGGAACATCTGGCGAGCATGATAAACCTCACGCCCACGCAGGTTAAGATTTGGTTCCAAAACCATCGCTACAAAACGAAGCGTGCCCAGACGGAGAAAAGCTCGTGCTATGGCGCACCGCCACCGAACGTGCTCGGTGGTAGTCCACCGAAGAAGATCAATCCGCCGGTGCTGGTGCGGGACGGCAAACCCTGCCCGGAGGTGCTACAGCATACGCATCACCAtacgcaacagcagcagcaagtgcagcagcagcaacaacaaggaCATCCCCATGCGCATCAACACGCGGCGGCGTCGGCGGCAGCACACTTTCATCACACACCGTTCCACGGGGTACATAGTTCGGGGTTGCAGACACCGGGCAGTGGTGGAATGCTTCCCGGTGGTCACGGTTCCTCGCCGCGCATGTGGTGA
- the LOC121599264 gene encoding homeobox protein vnd-like isoform X1, translating to MSQGANGLPASQPSATPYYPYTGLHAPDEGYDANFHIFPPDYYAPECDYRTDILDSMRMAPSQRSQRFHISNILELNSQQHQHQDQPAPKDQPSVASLSSSTVLQPHAPHPSAYPFTIAELESQQHATQPSLDVTAPTSYPDDQSAALPYGTMSSQTASCLPLQPVLNPSAIGTGIPYDPPPYYSYSHHAHHLFGGGSAALGSSGVVSEPPRSSYTYGGVNLDYVPSVIQHSTPSETAANSSNQQLSPDSTSPGPELYSLASYSNIPRVVNEASDRLVALESDGPSLDPECSVDTNNNNNNNHHTPDDTPDDLDSPGPRASRSGGHRGESGCGTGGGHKKRKRRILFSKSQTFELERRFKQARYLSAPEREHLASMINLTPTQVKIWFQNHRYKTKRAQTEKSSCYGAPPPNVLGGSPPKKINPPVLVRDGKPCPEVLQHTHHHTQQQQQVQQQQQQGHPHAHQHAAASAAAHFHHTPFHGVHSSGLQTPGSGGMLPGGHGSSPRMW from the exons ATGAGCCAAGGAGCTAACGGATTACCCGCCAGCCAACCATCGGCAACGCCATACTATCCCTACACGGGCCTACACGCCCCGGACGAGGGTTACGATGCAAACTTTCACATCTTCCCACCGGACTACTATGCACCGGAGTGTGATTATCGGACGGA CATCCTGGATAGTATGCGCATGGCTCCATCACAGCGCTCGCAACGTTTTCACATCAGCAACATCCTCGAGCTGAACagtcagcagcatcagcaccagGATCAACCCGCCCCCAAAGACCAACCATCCGTTGCCAGCCTATCCTCCTCGACCGTACTGCAACCTCACGCGCCCCATCCGTCCGCATATCCGTTCACAATCGCCGAGCTTGAGTCGCAACAGCATGCCACCCAACCATCGCTTGATGTTACCGCACCCACGAGCTACCCGGACGACCAATCTGCTGCCCTGCCGTACGGTACAATGTCCTCACAGACCGCTTCCTGCTTGCCACTGCAGCCCGTCCTTAATCCATCCGCGATTGGCACTGGGATACCGTACGATCCGCCACCGTACTATTCCTATTCGCACCATGCCCACCATCTCTTTGGAGGAGGTAGTGCAGCATTGGGGTCATCCGGCGTGGTCTCGGAACCGCCCCGATCGTCCTATACCTATGGTGGCGTTAATTTGGATTATG TTCCATCAGTTATTCAACACAGCACACCGAGCGAGacagcagcaaacagcagcaatcAGCAGCTCAGTCCAGACAGTACCTCGCCCGGGCCGGAACTTTACTCCCTTGCCAGCTACAGCAACATCCCGCGCGTTGTCAACGAAGCGTCCGATCGGTTGGTAGCGCTCGAGTCCGACGGGCCTTCGCTCGATCCAGAATGTTCCGTCGacacgaacaacaacaacaacaacaaccatcacACCCCAGACGACACCCCTGACGATCTGGACTCACCGGGTCCGAGGGCCAGCCGGTCGGGAGGACACCGTGGAGAGTCCGGCTGCGGCACCGGCGGTGGCCACAAGAAGCGAAAGCGACGCATTCTCTTCTCCAAGTCACAAACGTTCGAGCTGGAGCGACGCTTCAAACAAGCCCGCTACCTGTCCGCCCCCGAGCGGGAACATCTGGCGAGCATGATAAACCTCACGCCCACGCAGGTTAAGATTTGGTTCCAAAACCATCGCTACAAAACGAAGCGTGCCCAGACGGAGAAAAGCTCGTGCTATGGCGCACCGCCACCGAACGTGCTCGGTGGTAGTCCACCGAAGAAGATCAATCCGCCGGTGCTGGTGCGGGACGGCAAACCCTGCCCGGAGGTGCTACAGCATACGCATCACCAtacgcaacagcagcagcaagtgcagcagcagcaacaacaaggaCATCCCCATGCGCATCAACACGCGGCGGCGTCGGCGGCAGCACACTTTCATCACACACCGTTCCACGGGGTACATAGTTCGGGGTTGCAGACACCGGGCAGTGGTGGAATGCTTCCCGGTGGTCACGGTTCCTCGCCGCGCATGTGGTGA
- the LOC121599266 gene encoding angiopoietin-related protein 1-like — protein MDGSKIALCFVLISLYTAKVQCINGTASSLTGFGFEVLVAKLEHLQDKLLETEQKLSKAINQQDRTIERQLAALQAQSHKTLSLQTAWAQQGKLWNDIQALSSKEDIARFKLSSGLELASISSRSCKAAGQEQSGKFLIQPTAHDEPFLGYCVQQSNFGGGWLVIQHRNTDERMNFNRNWSEYRNGFGRVDGEFWFGLEHLHRLTSARQYELLVELKYALGNSEHARYSAFEIGSEVEQYSLKKLGHYTGTAHDLMSSQVSKKFTTRDRNNGTTRDGDCEGGWWMNPCTPANINGLRNKRFALLLSKLLVFTRMMIREV, from the coding sequence ATGGACGGTTCTAAAATCGCCTTGTGTTTTGTGCTAATTTCATTATATACCGCAAAAGTCCAGTGTATCAATGGTACAGCATCATCGCTTACCGGCTTTGGCTTCGAAGTGTTAGTAGCCAAACTTGAGCACCTGCAGGACAAGCTTCTCGAGACTGAGCAGAAGCTATCCAAAGCCATCAATCAGCAGGATCGCACGATCGAGCGTCAGCTAGCCGCACTGCAGGCGCAGTCGCACAAGACGCTCTCCCTGCAGACAGCCTGGGCACAACAAGGGAAGTTGTGGAACGATATTCAAGCCCTATCATCAAAGGAAGATATAGCACGGTTTAAGCTTAGCTCAGGGCTAGAGCTGGCCAGCATCTCGTCGCGATCGTGCAAGGCGGCTGGGCAGGAGCAGTCGGGCAAATTCTTAATACAGCCTACGGCGCATGATGAACCATTCTTGGGATATTGTGTTCAACAGTCCAATTTCGGAGGAGGTTGGTTAGTTATCCAACACCGTAACACGGACGAACGAATGAACTTTAACCGCAACTGGAGCGAGTATCGGAACGGGTTTGGAAGAGTTGATGGTGAGTTCTGGTTTGGGCTGGAGCATTTGCATCGGTTGACTTCGGCCAGACAGTACGAGCTGTTGGTGGAGCTGAAATATGCTTTAGGAAACTCCGAGCATGCACGGTATAGTGCGTTCGAGATCGGCAGTGAGGTGGAGCAGTATTCGTTGAAGAAGCTTGGGCATTACACAGGAACGGCGCACGACTTGATGAGCAGTCAAGTGAGCAAGAAGTTTACGACGAGGGATCGAAACAATGGTACAACAAGGGATGGTGACTGTGAAGGAGGATGGTGGATGAACCCTTGTACGCCTGCAAATATAAATGGACTCCGCAACAAACGTTTCGCCCTTTTGTTAAGCAAATTATTGGTATTCACGAGAATGATGATTCGTGAAGTTTAG
- the LOC121599265 gene encoding angiopoietin-1-like, translating to MYRLKVLLYFVLISLPAAKVQCSNGTASSLTGFGFEVLAAKLEHLQDKLLETEQKLSKAIKQQDRTIERQLAVLQVQTHKTLSLQTAWAQKTKLWKDIQALSSKEDLERFKLSSGLDLASISSRSCKAAGQEQSGKFLIQPTEHDEPFLGYCVQQYSFGGCWLVIQHRNNRRLDFDRNWSEYRNGFGSVEEDVWLGLETLHRTTRARKHELLIELKDTAGNTAYARYDDFEIGSEVEQYTLKKLGNYTGTADDLMSNLVSKKFTTKDRNNGATRDGDCEGGWWLDPCTPTNINGRLSNKDHRLVYMFSENNTFSIKKLVFTRMMIREV from the coding sequence ATGTACCGACTGAAAGTGTTGTTATATTTTGTGCTAATATCATTACCAGCTGCAAAAGTCCAGTGTAGCAATGGTACAGCATCATCGCTTACCGGCTTTGGCTTCGAAGTGTTAGCAGCCAAACTTGAGCACCTGCAGGACAAGCTTCTCGAGACTGAGCAGAAGCTATCCAAAGCCATCAAACAGCAGGATCGCACGATCGAACGTCAGCTAGCCGTACTTCAGGTGCAGACGCACAAAACGCTCTCCCTGCAGACAGCCTGGGCGCAAAAGACGAAGTTGTGGAAGGATATTCAAGCCCTATCATCAAAGGAAGACTTAGAACGGTTTAAGCTTAGCTCAGGGCTAGATCTGGCCAGCATCTCGTCGCGCTCGTGCAAGGCGGCTGGGCAGGAGCAGTCGGGCAAATTCTTAATACAACCTACGGAGCATGATGAACCATTCTTGGGATATTGTGTTCAACAGTACAGTTTTGGAGGATGCTGGTTAGTTATCCAGCATCGCAACAACAGAAGGCTGGACTTTGACCGCAACTGGAGCGAGTATCGGAACGGGTTCGGAAGCGTCGAGGAAGATGTTTGGCTCGGCTTAGAGACGTTACACCGGACTACCAGAGCACGAAAGCACGAGCTATTAATTGAGCTGAAAGATACTGCTGGAAACACGGCGTACGCACGGTACGATGACTTCGAGATCGGCAGTGAGGTGGAGCAGTACACGTTGAAGAAGCTTGGGAATTACACAGGAACGGCAGACGACCTTATGAGCAACCTCGTGAGCAAGAAATTTACTACAAAGGATCGGAACAATGGTGCAACAAGGGATGGTGACTGTGAAGGAGGATGGTGGTTGGACCCTTGTACGCCTACAAATATAAATGGGCGTCTGAGTAATAAAGACCACCGCTtagtgtatatgtttagcgaAAATAACACATTTTCTATTAAAAAATTGGTATTCACGAGAATGATGATCCGTGAAGTTTAG